One part of the Vitis riparia cultivar Riparia Gloire de Montpellier isolate 1030 chromosome 15, EGFV_Vit.rip_1.0, whole genome shotgun sequence genome encodes these proteins:
- the LOC117932060 gene encoding aspartic proteinase CDR1-like, which produces MGLFGTGGRPLSLTSQIMSTLGSGRKFSQCLVPFRTDPSITSKIIFGPEAEVSGSDVVSTPLVTKDDPTYYFVTLDGISVGDKLFPFSSSSPMATKGNVFIDAGTPPTLLPRDFYNRLVQGVKEAIPMEPVQDPDLQPQLCYRSATLIDGPILTAHFDGADVQLKPLNTFISPKEGVYCFAMQPIDGDTGILATLSR; this is translated from the coding sequence atgggaCTATTCGGCACGGGAGGAAGGCCTCTTTCATTGACTTCTCAGATCATGTCCACATTGGGATCAGGCAGGAAGTTTTCCCAATGCTTGGTGCCATTCCGTACTGATCCCAGCATCACCAGCAAGATCATTTTCGGCCCCGAAGCGGAAGTTTCGGGTAGTGATGTAGTTTCTACTCCTTTGGTCACCAAGGATGATCCAACCTACTATTTTGTTACACTGGATGGAATCAGTGTGGGAGACAAGCTTTTTCCTTTCAGTTCCTCCTCCCCAATGGCGACAAAAGGTAATGTTTTTATCGATGCAGGCACACCTCCAACACTTCTCCCTCGTGATTTCTATAATAGATTAGTACAGGGAGTGAAGGAGGCAATTCCTATGGAACCGGTTCAGGATCCAGACTTACAGCCACAACTTTGTTATAGAAGCGCAACTTTGATCGATGGGCCAATTCTAACTGCCCATTTTGATGGTGCTGATGTGCAGTTGAAGCCTCTGAACACATTCATTAGTCCAAAGGAAGGTGTCTACTGCTTTGCCATGCAACCTATAGATGGTGATACAGGCATCTTGGCAACTTTGTCCAGATGA
- the LOC117932059 gene encoding aspartic proteinase CDR1-like — protein sequence MADFDHPGLLFSIVIALSFVSVAHISAAEVKNGRFSIDLIHRDSPKSPLYNPSETPAERLDRFFRRFMSFSEASISPNTPEPPVHQTMCLPCLSCYKQKNPMFDPSKSTSFKEVSCESQQCRLLDTVSCSQPQKLCDFSYGYGDGSLTQGVIATETSPSTPIPASQLPFPTLCLAVDTIIWDFQ from the exons ATGGCAGACTTTGACCATCCTGGCTTACTGTTCTCCATTGTCATTGCACTCTCTTTCGTTTCTGTTGCCCATATTTCAGCTGCAGAAGTGAAGAATGGTAGGTTTAGTATTGATCTTATCCATAGAGATTCTCCCAAGTCTCCCCTCTACAATCCTTCTGAAACTCCTGCAGAGCGTTTAGACAGATTTTTTCGACGTTTCATGAGTTTTAGCGAAGCTTCAATCTCCCCCAACACGCCTGAACCGCCAGTTCATCAAACAATG TGTCTGCCTTGTCTGTCATGCTACAAGCAGAAAAACCCCATGTTTGATCCTTCAAAATCTACCTCATTTAAAGAAGTTTCTTGTGAGTCTCAACAATGTCGTTTGCTTGATACTGTTTCCTGTTCTCAGCCCCAAAAGCTCTGTGACTTCAGCTATGGTTATGGAGATGGGTCTCTCACTCAAGGAGTTATTGCAACAGAAACCTCACCCTCAACTCCAATTCCGGCCAGCCAGCTTCCATTCCCAACATTGTGTTTGGCTGTGGACACAATAATCTGGGACtttcaatga